Proteins encoded together in one Solanum lycopersicum chromosome 7, SLM_r2.1 window:
- the LOC138337408 gene encoding uncharacterized protein has product MASTSITNSIPSLPNPNFEIFDGKDFSRWRGKMEFFLRRLKLAYVLEKPCPEAPSSEVATDEATLIKEQIAKWQDDDYLCKNYILGGMSNKYYDQYYIKCKFAKEIWDTLKAIHLAEESITEQVQEFQLIANKIVITGTALDENFHVGAIVSKLPPSWKEYRSKLLYKKEDLTLEQLLQHLQIEQETRYRANSILREPIMKAHVVEEKIKKEPANNKFLKAKKSKNFKRTNSNSKSIECYHCHKIGHYARDCKILKAEKKKEKANNNTKNDWWQWSQKHL; this is encoded by the exons ATGGCATCCACATCAATAACGAACAGTATTCCATCTTTGCCTAAtcctaattttgaaatatttgatggaaaagaCTTTTCTAGATGGCGTGGAAAGATGGAATTCTTTTTAAGACGATTAAAGCTAGCATATGTTCTTGAGAAACCTTGTCCCGAGGCTCCTAGTTCTGAGGTAGCAACGGACGAGGCTACtttaattaaagaacaaattGCCAAATGGCAAGATGATGATTATTTATGCAAGAATTATATTCTTGGAGGAATGtccaataaatattatgatcaatattatattaagtgTAAATTTGCTAAGGAGATTTGGGATACTCTTAAAGCTATTCATTTAGCAGAAGAG TCAATCACTGAACAAGTACAAGAATTTCAACTTATAgctaataaaattgttataactGGAACTGCTCTTGATGAAAACTTTCATGTTGGTGCGATTGTCTCAAAACTTCCTCCATCTTGGAAAGAATACAGAAGCAAGCTTTTATACAAGAAGGAAGATTTGACTCTTGAACAATTATTGCAACACTTGCAAATTGAACAAGAGACAAGATACCGCGCCAATAGCATCTTGAGGGAGCCTATCATGAAAGCTCATGTTGTTGAAGAAAAGATCAAAAAGGAACCTgccaataataaatttttgaaggcAAAGAAGAGTAAAAATTTCAAGCGtactaattctaattctaagtCGATTGAATGTTATCATTGTCATAAAATTGGTCATTATGCACGTGATTGTAAAATTCTTAAAgctgaaaagaagaaagaaaaggcaaataacaatacaaaaaatgacTGGTGGCAATGGTCACAGAAGCATTTGTAG